GCGACCTGATTCGGATTCTCGCCGAGCGTCATCACGCGGTCCTTCAGTTCCGCGAGCTTCTTGAAGCCCGGATCGATGTTCTGCTGCGAACCGCCCGACATTTTTGCAGCGATGATCGCCAGATCGACCGCCTCGGCAAACTCGGGTGGCGGCAAGAACAGGCGGCCGGCGTACTTGGGATCCCACAGCGCTTCATACGACGAAGGCGGCGTCTTGACGGTCGATGTGTTGTAGATCAGGCCGTCGGACCACAGCAGGTAGCCGACACCAAAACCATCTGCGCCGGTTCGATACCGCGCCGCCACGTCCTTGAGATTCGGCAGCTTGTCGAGGTCAGGCTTGACGAGCAGGCCCGCATCGCCGAGACCCGAGGCACCTACGCCCGCGAGCGTGATCACGTCATAGGTGGGACGGTCGCCCGCGGCCTTCACCTTGGCGACCATGCCGGAGGTGCCGTCCGCGCGGTCTGCGATCACCTTCGCGCCGGTCTTTGCCGTGAACGTAGCCGCTATATTGTGCAACGCAGCGGTTCCCGTATCGTCTGACCAGGTCAGCAGACGTAGCGTCTTGCCAGAGAAATTGTGTTCCTGTGCTCTCAGATTGAGGAACGGCGCCGGCAGCGCGGACGCTGCGAGCGCTGCGCCGATCGTCTTGACGGCCTGCCGCCGTCCCGTGCTGAATTTTTTCATCGCCGACTCCGTGAGTGTTAAGTGAGATGTCCAACCTATGCGCCGGGCGAACGGTCGTATCCGTTCGAATGTGTCCGTGCATGAAAATGTTAGGATCGCAAAATAGCCATCACAATCGATATATCGTCATGTCTGCCATGATCAAAGTGCATGGCTCCTTTGCTTTGTCTCTGGTTTTTTACAGCTAGCGGCATGCCGGATATGCATGACGCATCGCCGGCCAATAATCAAACGAAACAGCCTACGCCCGGTACTTCACTTTCGGCAGCACACACAACATCTCGTACAGCAGGTTGGCGCCGAGCAGCGCTGTATTGCCGGACGGGTCGTATGGCGGTGAAATCTCCACCAGGTCGCATCCCACGATATCCAGCCCACGGCAGCCGCGGATGATCTCAAGTGCTTGCCAGATCGTCAGGCCGCCGATTTCCAGCGTGCCGGTGCCGGACGCGAAACTCGGGTCCAGGCCATCGATATCGAAGCCTAGATACACCGGGCCATCGCCCAGTTTCGCGCGCACCTCGTCCATGATCGGCGCGACCGATTTGTACCAGCACTCTTCGGCCTGCAGGACCCGTATGCCGTGCGAGCGTGACCAGTCGAAATCCTCCGCCGTATAGCCGGTGCCGCGCAGGCCGATCTGCGCGACGCGGTTGCCGTCGATCAGACCTGGTAGGCGGCCTGGTCAGGCTGACGACGCGTCAGCACCTGCTTGATTTCCTGGAAGGCGGTGAGCCCGAACGGACCCAGCTCTCGCCCGACACTGCTGCGCTTGTAGCCGCCCCACGACGTCTGCGGATAGATCAGTTGCGCCGTGTTGACCCACACCACGCCGGCCGCAAGGGCACGAGCGACCCGCTCGCCGCGCACCTCGTCCTCTGTGACGACGGTCGCCACCAGCCCGTACTCGCTGTCATTGGCCATGTCGACGGCTTGCTCTTCAGTGTCGAACGCGCGCACGCACAGGACCGGGCCGAAGATCTCGTCACGCCATAAGGCGCTCGTGGGCGGCACGTCGGTGAAAATCGTCGGTGCAATGAAAAACCCGTGCTCCGGTGCACCGGCTGGCCGGCCGCCGCCCGCGACGAGCCGCGCACCGTCGCCAATACCTTGTTCAATATGACCGCGCACCCGGTCGAATTGGGCACGGCTCACGAGCGGCCCCATCTGCACATCAGGCGCGAACGGGTCGCCGACGACCATCCGCTCCGCGCGCTCGACGAGCCTCGCCAACAATGTGGGCGCAAGTTCGCGCGCCACCAGCACGCGGCTCGTCGCCGAACACATCTGACCGCCGTTGAAAAAGCCGCCCGCTTCGACGAGGTCGACCGCCAGATCGAGGTCCGCATCGTCGAACACGATGATCGACGACTTGCCCCCGAGCTCGAGGCTCACGCCCTTCAGCGTGTCGGTGGCAGTCTTCATTACCGTCTGGCCGACACTCGTGCTACCCGTGAACGATACTTTCGCGACCCCAGGGTGGCCGACGAGCGGTGCGCCTACGTCCGCACCGGTGCCCGTCACCGCGTTGAAAACACCCGCCGGCAAGCCAACTGATGCGATTACCGAGGCCAGTTCGAGTTCGGGCAGCGGCGTGATTTCGGAGGGCTTGAGCACGACCGTGCAGCCGGCTGCGAGCGCCGGGGCGAGTTTCCACGCCGTGGTCACCATCGGGAAATTCCACGGCACGATCAGCGCAGCCACGCCGCAGGGTTCGCGAAGAATCCGCGCACGGTGCCCGATGCTGGGGATGCTGACTTCGGCACCGCTTGTGTCATCCAGTTGCTCGGCTAGTTGAGCGTAATAGCGGAATGTCGCGATTACATCGTCGACGTCCATGTGCGCTTCCGCTTGCGGCTTGCCATTGTTAAGCGACTGCAGCATTACGAGACGTTCGCGTCGCCCTTCCACTTCCGCCGCGATTGCGCGCAGGTAGACCGCGCGCTCGGCGCCGGTCGTATGCCGCCACGTACGAAACGCGCGAGCCGCGCACGCCACGGCCAGTTCCACGTCGAGCAGGGTGCCTGCGGCTACGTCGGCCAAGTGGGTCCCGGTCGAAGGGTTAACCACGGCAATCGTGCGGCCCAGTGCGCCGTCGAGCCAGCGGCCATCTATATAAAGCTGCGTCAGCAATCGAGTGTCGTTCAGCGCGGTCATGCCGGGTCTCCCGGGACGTGGTCGAACCACTTCTGTTCGTCGATTTCGATCAACGTGGGCACGCGACGCCACGCGGCCTGCATCAGTTCGTCCGCAAGTGCGGCGGGCGTATGGGCAGACGCAGCGCAGCAGCCGAAACCCCGTGCTAGCGCCAGAAAGTCCGGCGTATAGATGTCGACGCCGATCGGCTCGATATCGCGCTCGACCATGTATTTCTTGATTTCGGCATAACCCCGGTTGTTCCAGAGCAGCACGATCACCGGTACAGCCGCTTCAACAGCGCTCGCCAGTTCAGGCAGCGTGAACTGCAGCCCGCCATCGCCGATCAGGCAGATCACGGGCCGGTTGCCCGATGCAAGCCGTGCGCCGATCGCAGCCGGCAAGCCGTAGCCCAGCGTGCCGTAGCCAGTCGATGAGTTGAACCACGACCTGGGCGATGACGCTTCGAAAACGAAATTACCCGCGTACACGGGGCGGGTTGAATCACCCACGACGATTGCATCGGGCAGGGTGCTCAATACGGTATCGAAGAGCACTGCCTGCGAGCGGATCGGTGCGTCGTAGCCGGCATTGACCGCAGCCCGCAGCGTGCATACGCGCGGCGCGCCCCAATCGGCATCGCGCGGCGGTAACGGGCGCGTGGCGAGCTTTTGGTCCAGCGCGGTCAGCACGAGCTTCGCATCGGCTGCAATCGCCACATCGGGCCGGAAATTACGCATTACCTGCTGAGCGTCGATGTCGATCCTGATCAGCTTGCCGTCGATCGCAAACCCGTCGTCGAACACCACGTCGTAGTCTGTCTCACCCAGTTCGGTGCCGACCGCAAGCACGACATCGGCCTCACGCACCAGCGCGCGCGTCGCGGCGAGCGACTGGGTCGAGCCGATCGACAGCGCATGGCCGCGCGGCAACAGGCCCTTCGCGTTGATCGTAAGCGCCACCGGCGCCTGCAGGCGCTCGGCCAGCGCGCGCAATTCGGGGGCGGCCCCGGTCGCACCGCCGCCGGCCAGGATCAGCGGGCGGCGCGCGGTGGCGAGCAAGGCGCTCGCCTCGTCGACAGCAGCCGGCGCGCCGGCGGCCTTCGAGGGCAGCACTACTGCCCGGGATGTCGTGTCGCGCGCAGGAGCAACGATCACGTCGAGCGGAATTTCGATGTGAACGGGCCGCGGCCGCGCGGTGGCGAATATCGCGAACGCGCGGGCCAGGACTTGCGGTAGTTCGTCAGCGTCGAGCAACGTGTGCGAGAACGCGGTGAGCCCGGCGAATACGTCGCGCTGGGACGGCAATTCGTGCAGGCGCCCAGCTCCGCCACCCAGTTGGCGTGTGGTGTTGACGCTGGAGATCACGAGCATGGGGATCGAATCGGCGTAAGCCTGCGCCATCGCGGTCGCGATATTCGTCATGCCCGGGCCGGTGATGATGAAGCACACACCGGGTTTTCCCGTGACCCGCGCATAGCCGTCCGCCATGAAGCCCGCGCCCTGCTCGTGGCGAGGGGTGACGTGGCGCAGCGTCGACCTTGCCAGTCCACGATACAGCTCGACGGTATGGACGCCGGGGATGCCGAACACCAGTTCAACGCCATAGTGCTCGAGCAGCTTCACGAGTGCTTCACCACAGGTCGGTGAGTCGCCTGGCTGGGTCAAGCAGTGTCCGCCTGCGTGACCGAAGAGCGAGATATTTTCAGGCGAATTCATGAGACTCCCGCGGATTCATCTGTTTGATCTGTTGCCGGTACATGCCTTTCTCCGGAGTGTGTGTGTTGGTGCATTCTTGGTGCATGGCACATGAACGGCAATCGATGAATTTGCATGCGCGTCATGTTTTTGGCTCATGGGCTTATCCAGAGGTGCAGTGCTTTCAGGCGACGCGGGGAGTTAAATTCGGTGTATATATGCAGCCTTGGACCCGTGCATATGTGTAACCCTCTGGCCGGAAAGCACACCCGCCAGCCATGACTTTTTCAAATGGAGGAAGGGAACGAAATGCGCCGCCTGCCGCCGCTGAATGCGCTGCAAATCTTTGAAACGGTCGCGCGCCACCGCAGTTTCACGCGTGCCGCCGATCACCTTTGCCTGACGCAAGGTGCCGTGAGCCGCCAGATCCTGACGCTGGAGGAGTACTACGGTTTTCCGCTGTTCACGCGGCACTCGAAGGGGCTCTCGCTGACGAATGAAGGCGAGCAGCTATTGCCGACCGTGAAAGAGAGCTTCTCGCGGATCGAGGAGATTTCACTGCGGTTGACCCGGCAGCGTACCGACCTCGCGCTAAAGGTACCCACTTGTCTGATGCGCTGGATTCTGCCGAAAATCATGCGCTTCCAGGCTGAGTGCCCCGAGATCCAGTTGCAGCTCACGACCACTTGGCAGCACGATGTCGATTTCCAGGTCGAGCCGTTCGACGCGGCGATCATTTATGGCTCGTCCCCGGGCGTGGACGTTCATTCCATTGCACTTTTCGACGAGCAACTTACGCCTGTATGTGCGCCTTCGTTGCTGGAGGAAAAGGCTCTCGATACGGTGGCCGATCTTGCCCGGCACACGCTCCTTCACCCGACGCGCGACCATCGCGATTGGAGGATGTGGCTCGCCCATGCTCATGCGCCCGAGATCAATGCGGACCTTGGGCAGAGTTTTGAAACGCTCGACCTTGCGACAAACGCGGCGACGCAGGGTTTCGGCGTCGCGATCAGCGACTGCTCGCTCGTGAGCGAAGATGTTGCGGCAAGGCGGCTCGCGATGCCGTTCGACATCGTGCTCACGACGGGCGCCCGGTATTACTTCGTCTACCCGAATTGCCTCGCGCACCAGCACAAGGTGAACCTGTTTCGCGAGTGGCTCGGGGCGAATGGATAAGGCTGACGACGCGAATCGCTCGTTTAAAACGAGCATTGGGCATCCTGTTTTAGCTATTTCTGCCGCGTTGGACACTACTTTAGTGGGCGATCGCGAAACGCCGAGGCTGCAGCAGCGACGCAGCCGATCGTGCTGGGGGAGGTGTTCCATGCATCCGTATGTCCACGCCCAGCGTACGCCAGAGAAGGTCGCGATAGTGATGGCTGGCGGCTTTATTCGAGCGCGGATTTCCGGGCCTCGTTTTCCGGCCAGTTCTCTTCTACAAAGAAGATGTCGTTGTGACTTGCTCCGCCCGTGTTCTCACGTGGATGCGTGCGTGTACGGCATCGCTTCAATGTCACGGCACTGACAAATAGCGTCTGTACCATCCGCGCGAAAAACAACGGCCATCACATTGAGGTAGCGCAATGAGCGACAAATGTAAGGTCCTGTTTCTCTGCCGTGCGAATTCTGCACGCAGCATCATGGCCGAATCCCTGCTTAGGCAACTCGCGCCGAATAGATTCGACGCATTCAGCGCCGGGGTCGAGCCCGCAGCTCAGGTTCACCCACTGACTATCGCGCAACTTAGCTCGACAATCGCCGACCTTGAAGTTCTCCAACCTAAAAGTTGGCACAGATTCGCCGGTGAGGACGCCCCGCATATGGATGTGATTGTCGCCCTGTGCGACGAGGCCGATGAAGCATACGCGCCGAACTTTCCGGGCTCGCCGGTGTTCTGCCGATGGACCTTTGAGGACCCGCTTGCGGAGTGTGTGAGCGAGGACGCGCAGAAACAAATGTTCGAACGGGTTTTCCGTCAAATCCTGCGGCGTATCAGCGTGTTCATCGCGCTTCCTCTGCAATCGATGAATGTGCATGAGCAGATGCTAGCGGTAAACGGTTCGTTGGACGCCGGGCCGTCCGGTGTCGGCTCCGCACCATGAGTCGGACTGTTACACCACCATTCGACTTGCCGGTTCGCAGCGCGATAAGTCGTCGATTGTCAGCAGCACGCCTCAAGAATTTTCAGAATCATCCGTTATATCAGTGACGTGATGGGCTAACAGGCGGATGAAGTGAAGCAACCCGAAGTTGCAGGTGGTGAGTCGTCCAAGCGGTATCGCGAGGGCACCCGCACAGCCGAACTCAAGGGTTCAGTGACTCGCCGGACACAGGTACTGACAGTCCTTGCGGTAGTTTTTATTCTTTCCGCTATCGGGCTAAATACCGTCCTGGCTATGCGCCAGACGCAAGAGCAGAACGGAGCACTTGCCGCGTTGCAAGCATCGGGTAAGGTCAAACACAATCTTGACGCGCTCCAGCAACTGTTACTCGACGAGCACGCGGAGCTCTATACACTCGTTGGAACTCGCCCATTCTATACCCGGGCTCCTTACGTCTTTCCCTCGAACCAGGTTACTACGCTGACTCGAGAGGCGAGAGAGGGATGCAAGTTTCGGACTAATTGCGTCGGTCATTTGGACGAGTTGGACCGGATGGTGCATACCCTTTCGGAGCAAAGCGAGGCGCTCGCAGCACGCGTATCGCTTCATCCCGGCAGCGTAACGCTAAGCGACCCCGCGCTAGCGGCACTCGACGCCTTTTTTTATAGTGTAGTTGCGAAGGTTATCGAAATACGTGTGGATGCCGATGCGGCTGTGGACGCGACGGTGAGTCGCGCAACGTTCGATACCAAGCGAACCTCCAACGTGCTCCTGGGTTCGGCTCTTTCGGCATCCTTGATACTTCTCGCACTCATACTCAGGGACGCTCGAAGCGCTCAACGGCTTCGGCTTGCGTGGCGTGTTGCCGACGGCGCGCGTGCTGACCTGTTTCGCTCCAAGCAGACGCTTGAGTACGTCCTCGACCACATTCCTCACGGCATCGCGTGGAAGGACGCAGAGCATCGCTATGGCGGCGGCAACGAAGTGTACGCTCGTGATGCGGGCCTGAACTCGCGCGCGGACCTTGCAGGCCTTACCGATTGGGCCTTGCGCTGGGGCGATGATCCGCGAGCAGTGCAAGTAGAGGACGTTCAAGTCATGGCCGGCGCGCTCAGCAAGAAGCATTTTGAGCGGGAAATCAATGCGGTAGATGGGTCGAAGCAATGGATCTCCGAGACCAAGTTACCTCTGATTGACCAGGATGGGGCGGTGACTGGCGTCCTGACGGCTTACGAGAATATTACCGCTCGACGGCATGCCGAACTCGCACTGCGGTTGCAGAGCCGTGCGCTGGATGCAAGCGTGAACGGCATTGTCATTACCGAGCCCCGCGACAACACGCATGTCGTCTTGTATGCCAACTCGGCCTTTGAGCGCATGACGGGCTACGCGAAGAACGAGGTCGTAGGCGTTGGCTGTGACATCTTGTTCGGAATTGCTGGTGAGTCGAAGAAATGGGACTCGGTGCGTGACGCGCTGGACCAAAGTATTGAATCCAACGTTACTCTGCGGTGTATCAAGAAAGGAGGTGAGCCGTTCTGGAATAACGTCCTGGTTGCACCGGTTCGAGATGGCGATGGCAAGGTTACGCATCATGTCGGCGTCATGAGCGACGTCACCGCTCTGGTGAATTACCAATCAGAACTGCAGCATCAAGCACACTACGATAGTTTGACTGGCCTGCCGAATCGTGCGGCTCTTGACAGCCGTTTAAACGAAGCTATTGTCCGGGCACATAGCTCAGGTGGTGAGGTGTCCGTGCTGTTTCTCGACCTTGACCGGTTCAAGCAGGTGAATGATTCGCTGGGGCACCGTGTAGGTGACGCGCTTTTAGCGCAGATGGCCGAACGCTTGCGCCGCGTGGTGCGTTCGACTGACCTCGTCGCCCGCTACGGCGGGGACGAATTTATGGTCGTTGCTGAGCGACCCAGTGGAGCGAAGCTTGGGCCAATGGTCGCACGACTGCTTGCCTCGATGGCCGAACCGCTTCGACTGGCTGAGCAAGAACTGTATGTCGAGGTTAGCATTGGGATTAGCACCTTTCCGCAGGACGGCATCGATGCCGACACCTTGATTCGCAACGCCGATGCCGCCATGTATCTCGCCAAAGAAAACGGGCGCAACGGATACCAGCACTACCGCTCGGAAATGAACGGCGCTGCAGCCGCCAAACTGATGTTGTCTACCAAGCTGCGTCGCGCTGTCAATGCTGAAGCGCTATATGTGGAATACCAACCCCAGATTGACATGGTCACCGGCCGCCTCTGCGGGGCAGAAGCGCTTTTACGCTGGCACGACAGTGAGCTGGGCAATGTTGCGCCGACAGTGTTCATCCCTCTCGCAGAAGAGGTTGGGCTTATCTCCAAGCTGGGCGATTGGGTACTCCGCGCGGCGTGCAGTCAGGCGAGGATTTGGCTCGACGAGGGACTGGACTGCGTGCGCATGTCTGTCAATGTATCGCCGTTGCAGCTGGAGCGTTCTGACCTCGTTAAGACCGTGTGTGAAGCGCTCGAGGTGGCCCGGCTACCCGCGAGCGTGTTAGAACTTGAGCTCACGGAAGGCGCGCTGATGCGCGACCCTGACGAGGTGGCGAGAGTGCTTCGGGACCTCCGAAAATTAGGCATTCATATAGCAATCGACGATTTTGGAACGGGCTACTCCAGCTTGAGCTATCTCAAGCGATTCAGTATCGATCGAATCAAGATTGACCGCGCTTTTGTTCAAGAGATCGGTGCCGATACCGAGTACGAGGCGCTTACCCTCGCTGTCATTGCAATGGCTGATGCGCTCAAATTTGACGTCATCGCTGAAGGTGTTGAAACAGAGGCACAGCGGTGCTTTCTGGTTGAACACGGATGCATGAGGGGACAGGGATTCCTGTTCAGTCCCGCCGTGTCTGCCTCACGCTTTGCCGAACGGGCCGTCGCCCAGCCTGTGCTCATCTGACGGCGAAGCAGGGTTCGAGGGTGCGCCTTGCAGTGCATGAAGTCCGCGGGCTCTGCGGCTTCACTTCCTGAACAGGTTGATAACTTCATCTGCAATTACGCCGACGCCGCAGGCGCCTACATCGCTTTGTTATCGCGTATGCAGGACGCTTTCGACAAACAATACAGTGGCGGATTCAACCGGTCGACGCAACACCCATTATTTGTACAAGCTTACTGGCTGGCGTCATAAAGTCGAGGGTCTTGCGTGATCTTTCGTTTAAGCACCTGGCAACCTTGGTCAACTCGGACTGTGAGTAACCGTCTAAACGCGTGCCTTTGGGGAAGTACTGACGTAACAGTCCGTTAGTGTTCTCGTTGCTGCCACGTTGCCACGGACTGCGTGGATCGCAAAAATACACCGCGATATCCGTGGCAATGGTGAAGTCCTTGTGGCTTGCCAGTTCGCGCCCACGATCCCAGGTCAGCGTTTGGCGAAGTTCCTTGGGCAACTTTTTCATTTGTTTGCTTAAAGCCGACACCACGCTCAAGGTGTCCTTCCCATTCACTTTGACCAGCATGACGAAGCGAGATTGCCGCTCGACCAGCGTCGCGATATGCGAGTTGTGTGAGCCCGAGATCAGGTCGCCTT
Above is a window of Caballeronia sp. SBC1 DNA encoding:
- a CDS encoding low molecular weight phosphatase family protein, with protein sequence MAESLLRQLAPNRFDAFSAGVEPAAQVHPLTIAQLSSTIADLEVLQPKSWHRFAGEDAPHMDVIVALCDEADEAYAPNFPGSPVFCRWTFEDPLAECVSEDAQKQMFERVFRQILRRISVFIALPLQSMNVHEQMLAVNGSLDAGPSGVGSAP
- a CDS encoding bifunctional diguanylate cyclase/phosphodiesterase, whose protein sequence is MKQPEVAGGESSKRYREGTRTAELKGSVTRRTQVLTVLAVVFILSAIGLNTVLAMRQTQEQNGALAALQASGKVKHNLDALQQLLLDEHAELYTLVGTRPFYTRAPYVFPSNQVTTLTREAREGCKFRTNCVGHLDELDRMVHTLSEQSEALAARVSLHPGSVTLSDPALAALDAFFYSVVAKVIEIRVDADAAVDATVSRATFDTKRTSNVLLGSALSASLILLALILRDARSAQRLRLAWRVADGARADLFRSKQTLEYVLDHIPHGIAWKDAEHRYGGGNEVYARDAGLNSRADLAGLTDWALRWGDDPRAVQVEDVQVMAGALSKKHFEREINAVDGSKQWISETKLPLIDQDGAVTGVLTAYENITARRHAELALRLQSRALDASVNGIVITEPRDNTHVVLYANSAFERMTGYAKNEVVGVGCDILFGIAGESKKWDSVRDALDQSIESNVTLRCIKKGGEPFWNNVLVAPVRDGDGKVTHHVGVMSDVTALVNYQSELQHQAHYDSLTGLPNRAALDSRLNEAIVRAHSSGGEVSVLFLDLDRFKQVNDSLGHRVGDALLAQMAERLRRVVRSTDLVARYGGDEFMVVAERPSGAKLGPMVARLLASMAEPLRLAEQELYVEVSIGISTFPQDGIDADTLIRNADAAMYLAKENGRNGYQHYRSEMNGAAAAKLMLSTKLRRAVNAEALYVEYQPQIDMVTGRLCGAEALLRWHDSELGNVAPTVFIPLAEEVGLISKLGDWVLRAACSQARIWLDEGLDCVRMSVNVSPLQLERSDLVKTVCEALEVARLPASVLELELTEGALMRDPDEVARVLRDLRKLGIHIAIDDFGTGYSSLSYLKRFSIDRIKIDRAFVQEIGADTEYEALTLAVIAMADALKFDVIAEGVETEAQRCFLVEHGCMRGQGFLFSPAVSASRFAERAVAQPVLI
- a CDS encoding 5-guanidino-2-oxopentanoate decarboxylase; this translates as MNSPENISLFGHAGGHCLTQPGDSPTCGEALVKLLEHYGVELVFGIPGVHTVELYRGLARSTLRHVTPRHEQGAGFMADGYARVTGKPGVCFIITGPGMTNIATAMAQAYADSIPMLVISSVNTTRQLGGGAGRLHELPSQRDVFAGLTAFSHTLLDADELPQVLARAFAIFATARPRPVHIEIPLDVIVAPARDTTSRAVVLPSKAAGAPAAVDEASALLATARRPLILAGGGATGAAPELRALAERLQAPVALTINAKGLLPRGHALSIGSTQSLAATRALVREADVVLAVGTELGETDYDVVFDDGFAIDGKLIRIDIDAQQVMRNFRPDVAIAADAKLVLTALDQKLATRPLPPRDADWGAPRVCTLRAAVNAGYDAPIRSQAVLFDTVLSTLPDAIVVGDSTRPVYAGNFVFEASSPRSWFNSSTGYGTLGYGLPAAIGARLASGNRPVICLIGDGGLQFTLPELASAVEAAVPVIVLLWNNRGYAEIKKYMVERDIEPIGVDIYTPDFLALARGFGCCAASAHTPAALADELMQAAWRRVPTLIEIDEQKWFDHVPGDPA
- a CDS encoding PotD/PotF family extracellular solute-binding protein, with amino-acid sequence MKKFSTGRRQAVKTIGAALAASALPAPFLNLRAQEHNFSGKTLRLLTWSDDTGTAALHNIAATFTAKTGAKVIADRADGTSGMVAKVKAAGDRPTYDVITLAGVGASGLGDAGLLVKPDLDKLPNLKDVAARYRTGADGFGVGYLLWSDGLIYNTSTVKTPPSSYEALWDPKYAGRLFLPPPEFAEAVDLAIIAAKMSGGSQQNIDPGFKKLAELKDRVMTLGENPNQVADLFRTGSLDIGGIYSPAFFPDQIRKPEYKMGVTYGMKEGFATQLMFTVIPKSHPGDLDLIHAFINHSLDAGVQGKMAADVLNGPVNSKAIIPAESLRFVPSPQQIAEKSVLHDDKSLAVVQAAWIKRYTEIFSA
- a CDS encoding aldehyde dehydrogenase family protein, which translates into the protein MTALNDTRLLTQLYIDGRWLDGALGRTIAVVNPSTGTHLADVAAGTLLDVELAVACAARAFRTWRHTTGAERAVYLRAIAAEVEGRRERLVMLQSLNNGKPQAEAHMDVDDVIATFRYYAQLAEQLDDTSGAEVSIPSIGHRARILREPCGVAALIVPWNFPMVTTAWKLAPALAAGCTVVLKPSEITPLPELELASVIASVGLPAGVFNAVTGTGADVGAPLVGHPGVAKVSFTGSTSVGQTVMKTATDTLKGVSLELGGKSSIIVFDDADLDLAVDLVEAGGFFNGGQMCSATSRVLVARELAPTLLARLVERAERMVVGDPFAPDVQMGPLVSRAQFDRVRGHIEQGIGDGARLVAGGGRPAGAPEHGFFIAPTIFTDVPPTSALWRDEIFGPVLCVRAFDTEEQAVDMANDSEYGLVATVVTEDEVRGERVARALAAGVVWVNTAQLIYPQTSWGGYKRSSVGRELGPFGLTAFQEIKQVLTRRQPDQAAYQV
- a CDS encoding LysR substrate-binding domain-containing protein, with product MRRLPPLNALQIFETVARHRSFTRAADHLCLTQGAVSRQILTLEEYYGFPLFTRHSKGLSLTNEGEQLLPTVKESFSRIEEISLRLTRQRTDLALKVPTCLMRWILPKIMRFQAECPEIQLQLTTTWQHDVDFQVEPFDAAIIYGSSPGVDVHSIALFDEQLTPVCAPSLLEEKALDTVADLARHTLLHPTRDHRDWRMWLAHAHAPEINADLGQSFETLDLATNAATQGFGVAISDCSLVSEDVAARRLAMPFDIVLTTGARYYFVYPNCLAHQHKVNLFREWLGANG